Sequence from the Janthinobacterium lividum genome:
GCATGATCTGGGAGCACTACACGCCCGACTGGTCGATCGACTGGGACTACAACCTGCACGACAAGAGCAATATCTTCCGTCCGTGGGGTTACCAGCCTGGCCACTTCACGGAATGGGCCAAGCTGCTGCTGATCATGGAGCGCCACAGCCGGTTCATGGCCGGCCCGTCCGACTGGCTGCTGCCGCGCGCGCGCGCGCTGTACGACATGGCCCTGGCCAAGGCATGGGATGGCGCGCATGGCGGCATCCACTACGGTTTCGGCCCGCAGGACGAGATCTGCGATGGCGACAAATATTTCTGGGTGCAGGCGGAAAGCTTCGCCGCCGCCGCCGTGCTGGCCGTGCGCACCGGGGACGAGGCCTACTGGCAAAGCTATGACAAGATCTGGGACTACAGCTGGACGCATTTCGTCGACCATGAACACGGCGCCTGGTACCGCATTCTGACGCCGGAAAACGGCAAGATCAGCAATGAGAAAAGCCCGGCCGGCAAGACCGATTACCACACCATGGGCGCCTGCTATGAAGTGCTGAACGTGATTGGCGGTGCCGCATGAGCGCCACCGCTTTTCCCTCTTTCCCGGCTTTTGTGTCGGCCGGCGAAGCGTTGACGGACATGCTGCGCACGGGCGCGGACTCCTGGAACAGCCAGGTGGGCGGCTCGACCTGGAACGTGGCGCGCGTGATGGCGCGCCTGGGCGTGCCCAGCGCCTTTGCGGGCGGCGTCAGCCTCGACGTCTTCGGCGACGCTCTGGCGCAGGCGACCGACGTGGCGGGCCTGGACATGCGGTTTTTGCAGCGCCATGCGAAGTCGCCGCTGCTGGCCATCGTGCATGAACTGCATCCGCCTACCTATTACTTCATCGGCGACGACAGCGCCGACCTGCATTTCGACGCGTCGCTCCTGCCGGCCGGCTGGATGCAGGGGGCGCAATGGGTGCATTTCGGCGGCATCAGCCTGGCGCGCGAACCGCTGGCGGGCAAGCTGGTGGCGCTGGCGCAGGAGCTCAAGGCGGCTGGCGTGAAGATCAGCTACGACCCGAACTTCCGCATCATGATGGATGAACGCTATGACGCCACCCTGCGCCGCATGACGCAGCTGGCCGACGTGATCAAGGTGTCCGATGAAGACCTGGCGGGCCTGTTCCGCCATGACGACATCGATGGCGCGTTTGCCATGCTGCGCAGCTGGAATCCGCAAGCCACGTATTTGTATACGCGCGGCGCGCAGGGTGCGGCGCTGTACCAGGGCGAACAGACATGGCAGGCGGCACCGCCCGTCATCGAGGTGGTCGATTCGGTGGGGGCGGGCGACGCCAGCATCGGCGGCTTGCTGTACAGCCTGATGTACCGGCCCGATGCCAACGGCGGCCAGCACTTGCGCTTTGCCGTCGCGGCGGGCGCGGGCGCCTGCCTGGCGGCTGGTGGCTCGCCGCCGTCCGTGGAACTGGTGGAATCGCTGGCGGCGCGCACGGTGCTGCGCTAGCAGTACCAGCCCGGCGGTAAATGCCGAGGTCAGACCCGGCGGGTCTGACTCCACGTAACGGGTCCCGTCGACGCCCGCTCCATCAAGGTAAACGCCATCAAATGATGCGTGGCGGTGGCCGGTTCCCCCGCGCGGCGCTGGCGGATTTCGTCGATGACGAGATTGACGGCGGCGCGCGCCATGTCGGCGATGGGCTGGTGGATGGTGGTCAGCTCGGGCCAGACGGTGGTGGCGACGGGCGTGTCGTCGAAGCCGCACACGCTCAATTCCGCCGGCACCTGCAAGCCCATGCCGTGCGCCACGGCCAGGGTGGCGGCGGCCATGTCGTCGTTGCTGGCGAAGATGGCGCTCGGGTGCGGTTTCTGCGCCAGCAGCCGGCGCGCCGCGTCGAGTCCCGAGCGATACGTAAAATAGCCTTGAGCGACCCTGTGCGGCGGCACCGGCAAGCCGGCTTCCCGCATGGCGTCCTCGAAGGCCTGGCGGCGCAGCAGGGCGGGCGTGTGCGCCGGATCGCCTTCGATGAAGCCGATGTCGCGGTGGCCCAGCGCGAGCAGGTGGCGCGTCATGGCCAGCGCGCCTTCGTAGTCGTCGATGCGCACGGCCGAGACGCCGGGCGAGGGGCGCGCCGTGGCCACGGCGATGGCCGGGATACCCATCCGGTTCAGTTGCGCCAGCACTTCCGGCGAATCGCACAGGGGCGGCGGCACGAGGATGCCATCCACGCCGGCCGCCACCAGGCAATCGATGCCGGCGCGCTGGCTGTCCAGGTCTTCGCAGCGTTCCAGCAGCAACTGGCCGCCGCCCTGGCGGCATTGATCCATGGCGCCAACTAAAAATTCGCTGAGGAAGGCTGCGCTCGGATTGCTGTACAACAGGCCGATGCGCAGGGTGCCCGTGCGCGCCGCCCTGGCCGCCAGGTTGGGCTGATAGCGCAGGCTGGCGATCGCCGCCTCGACCTTGTCGCGCGTGGCCGCGCTGACGCTGCTGCGTCCATTGATCACGCGCGATACCGTCATGGCCGATACGCCGGCCACGCGCGCCACGTCATGCACGGTGGCGCCGTTGGCGGCATCAGGGGCGGCGTGCGCCGCCTTATTCGAGGTGGCCACCGAATTTCAGCTTGCCGCTGATGCGCATGCCGTGCAATTGGCCTTCTTCCAGTTCGGCGGCGCTGGTGCGCTGCGCCGTGTCGCGCCGCGCCAGTCCCACGGACAGGATATCGAGCATCATCAGCTGCAGCAGGCGCACGATCATGGGCACGAAATTGAGATTGCCTTCAGGGTGGTTCAAGGTCAGCAGCACGTCGGCCAGCTTGGCCAGCGGCGAACCGCTGGCCGTGATCGCCAGCACGCGCGCGCCGCAGCCCTGCGCCACCTTGACGGTGCGCAGCAGGTCGGGCAGGGCGCCCGAGCGGGAAATGACCAGCGCCACGTCGCCCGGTTTCAGCATGGCGGCGCTCATTTCCTGCGCCTGCGGATCGGCAAAGAAGCTGCTGACGATGCCCAGGTTGAGCAGCTTGTGCTGCATGTCGTCGGCCACCACGCGGGCGCTGCCCACTGCCAGCAATTCCACGCGCTGTGCGCCGCGCAGCAGCTCGATGGCGGCCGTCAGCGCCTTCACGTCGAGCATGTCGCGCATGGCCAGCGCGGCCGAGGCGTTATTGCCCAACACCTTGCGCGCCAGTTCGGCGTCGGAGTCCGAGATCTCCACGTGGCAGTGGGCTACCGTAATGGCGCCGCCCGTCAGGCCGGACGCCAGCTTCAATTTGAAGTCGGCCAGGCCCTGCACGCCGATCGAGCGGCAAAAGCGCATCACGGTCGGCTGGCTCACGCCGACCCTCTGGGCGATTTCCGCGATCGGCAGGGTCAGCATGGCGTTCGGCTCCTTCAGCACCCAGTCGGCCACCTTGCATTCCGAGGGGCTCATGCGCCCGCGCGCCTGGCGCACGGATTCGAGCACGGGCGCGCCGGAATGGGCGCGCTTGAGCTTTTGCGCCAGGATGGCGGCGATACCGAGGAACGTCGGCAGTTCGGCCGTGATCAGAAAGGTGGGGATCTGCGCCAGGTAGTCGTTCAGGCGGCCCTTTTGCTCGAAGCGGGCGCGGAACTGCGACTGCTCGAACAGGGGGCCCAGGCGCGGCACGATGCCCCCGCCTATATAGATGCCGCCCAGCGCGCCCAGGGTCATGGCCACGTTGCCGGCGATGGAGCCGAGGATGGCGCAGAAACAGTCCACCGCTTCAAGGCACACTTCGCATTCATTGTTCAGGGCGCGGCTGGTGATTTCGGCTGCCAGCAGCGGCAGCGCGTCGGGCTTGCCGGCGCGTTCGGACAGGGCGCGGTAGATCAGTTCCAGCCCGCGCCCGGAGGCGAGGCGTTCGGCCGAGACGTGCGACAGTTCGCGCCAGGCGAAGGACAGCACGTCCATCTCGCGCTGGTCGCAGGGCGCGAAGCTGACGTGGCCCCCTTCGCTGCCCAGCGCGATCCAGCGGTCTTCCGCGGGGATCATGCCCGACACGCCCAGGCCCGTACCCGAACCGAGCAGGCCGATGACGCTGTCGGCGCGCGCCATGCCGCCGCCGATCTGCAGGCGCTGGTCGGGCCGCAGATAGGGCAGGGCCATGGCCAGCGCCGTGAAGTCATTCACCACCAGCAGGGTGTCGAGGCCCAGCGTGGCGCGCATGGCCTCGATCGAGAAGAACCAGTGATGGTTCATCATGCGGATAGTGTCGTCGTCGATGGGATTGGCGATGGCGATGGCCGCATGGCGCACGCGGGCCGAACCGGCGGCGCGCGCCTCGCTGCTATCCATATACGCGGTGATGGCGTCGAGCAGCGAAGCGTAGTCGTCGCAGGGCAGCACGGCCACCGCTTCCAGGTGGCCCTGGCGCGTCTCAAGCACGAAACGGGCATTGGTGCCGC
This genomic interval carries:
- a CDS encoding glucokinase, with amino-acid sequence MKIDEKMEVAGSDPAERFSEGPRLLADIGGTNARFVLETRQGHLEAVAVLPCDDYASLLDAITAYMDSSEARAAGSARVRHAAIAIANPIDDDTIRMMNHHWFFSIEAMRATLGLDTLLVVNDFTALAMALPYLRPDQRLQIGGGMARADSVIGLLGSGTGLGVSGMIPAEDRWIALGSEGGHVSFAPCDQREMDVLSFAWRELSHVSAERLASGRGLELIYRALSERAGKPDALPLLAAEITSRALNNECEVCLEAVDCFCAILGSIAGNVAMTLGALGGIYIGGGIVPRLGPLFEQSQFRARFEQKGRLNDYLAQIPTFLITAELPTFLGIAAILAQKLKRAHSGAPVLESVRQARGRMSPSECKVADWVLKEPNAMLTLPIAEIAQRVGVSQPTVMRFCRSIGVQGLADFKLKLASGLTGGAITVAHCHVEISDSDAELARKVLGNNASAALAMRDMLDVKALTAAIELLRGAQRVELLAVGSARVVADDMQHKLLNLGIVSSFFADPQAQEMSAAMLKPGDVALVISRSGALPDLLRTVKVAQGCGARVLAITASGSPLAKLADVLLTLNHPEGNLNFVPMIVRLLQLMMLDILSVGLARRDTAQRTSAAELEEGQLHGMRISGKLKFGGHLE
- a CDS encoding carbohydrate kinase family protein; this encodes MSATAFPSFPAFVSAGEALTDMLRTGADSWNSQVGGSTWNVARVMARLGVPSAFAGGVSLDVFGDALAQATDVAGLDMRFLQRHAKSPLLAIVHELHPPTYYFIGDDSADLHFDASLLPAGWMQGAQWVHFGGISLAREPLAGKLVALAQELKAAGVKISYDPNFRIMMDERYDATLRRMTQLADVIKVSDEDLAGLFRHDDIDGAFAMLRSWNPQATYLYTRGAQGAALYQGEQTWQAAPPVIEVVDSVGAGDASIGGLLYSLMYRPDANGGQHLRFAVAAGAGACLAAGGSPPSVELVESLAARTVLR
- a CDS encoding LacI family DNA-binding transcriptional regulator is translated as MATSNKAAHAAPDAANGATVHDVARVAGVSAMTVSRVINGRSSVSAATRDKVEAAIASLRYQPNLAARAARTGTLRIGLLYSNPSAAFLSEFLVGAMDQCRQGGGQLLLERCEDLDSQRAGIDCLVAAGVDGILVPPPLCDSPEVLAQLNRMGIPAIAVATARPSPGVSAVRIDDYEGALAMTRHLLALGHRDIGFIEGDPAHTPALLRRQAFEDAMREAGLPVPPHRVAQGYFTYRSGLDAARRLLAQKPHPSAIFASNDDMAAATLAVAHGMGLQVPAELSVCGFDDTPVATTVWPELTTIHQPIADMARAAVNLVIDEIRQRRAGEPATATHHLMAFTLMERASTGPVTWSQTRRV